The Halorhodospira halophila sequence GCTGATCGATACCGGCGGCGTCAGGTAGCCGAGCGCCTGATGGTTGGAGAAGTAGATCTCCTCGGTCAGGCCGTAGTGGACAACCTGGCCATCGGCGGTGACATAGCCCTCGTAGCAGTATTCCGTGGCGCGGCTCATATCCACCAGATGCTCGGCCACGAAGGGGGGTGCCAGCGCCGGCACCTGCTGCGGTGCCACCCCCTCGAGGTAGGCCGCACACTGCCGCGCCAGCGCCCGCTGCAGCTCCCGGTCCTGCCGGTAATCGGCCAGCACCCGGCGCAACTCCTCCAGGTTGGCGATACGGAAGATCCCCCGGCCGAGCGACAGCGAGGTGTTCTTCAGCATGAAGGGCCACTCGTGCGCCGGGATTCGTGCGGCGATCTGTTCATCGCTCTCCTGAAGCGGGTCGACCGGGGCGTAGAAGAAGGCATCCCGCTCCAGGGTCCGCATCAGGTACTTGTTCATGCAGTAGAAGAAAGCCACCCGCGAAGGGACTGGGTTGCCCAGGCGCTCATTGATGAGCAGATGGTGGAAGGCGTCCTTCTGCGCGAACCCGGCGACAGCCACGACCCCCTGCTCCCGGCAGAACCGCGCCGTGGAGCTGATTTCACCTTCGCTCCAGTGCTCAGGGTGGAGACGCACCACCTCATGTTCCTGCTCCAGCTCCGCCAGCGCCGGCTCCATGTAGGGCTGAGGATTGATAACGCCGAACTTCATATCGGTTTCCCCCTGCAACCAAGATCGCCAGCACGGTTTCGCGCGCCTCGCTGAGGATAGCGGACCGGGCCCGCCCGGAACCGCCCGTCATGCAAATGTCACGCGAACGGCATCGCCACGTCACGGCAGACTGCCAGGCTGCCGTCTAATCTGAATAGATCGACACGAAACGCACTCAAAGGAGATTCGACAATGGCCCGCAAGAGCCCCACGGAGCTTTACCACACCGCGCTGCGCATGTACCGGCACGGCTGGACGATCGAGCAGATCGCCGACGAGCTGGCGATCCACCCGCAATCGCTGCGAACGTGGCTGACGGCCCCGGTGTATCCGGCTGCCCGCCGTAAGCACCCGACTCATGGCTACCCCGCAGAGCCCCGCCAAGTCAAACCCCAGCGGGCAGCACTCTGATCTGACCCGCGCAGGGCGGACGATACGGCTGTCCGCCGCTCACCCCTCTCCTCACAGCACCCCCTGCCCCTAGCGCCGGCATACGCCGCGCGCCGTCTGTGCCCGCGTGCAAACAGCCCGCAACCGCAACGTCTTCCCACCGTTATCCGGCCGTAACCGAACCGCAACAAGCGGCTCCCATACTGCCGCACTGTTCCCACCGCAACTGAACAGGTGCGCCATGAGTCGACCCCAAACCTCCCGGCACGATGCCGCCCGCATCGGCCTTCCCAGCCCGGGCACGCGCAGCGCCGTGCTCGCCCTCATCGCCGGAGGTATCCTGATGACGGCGGGCTGCTCCGGCGACGAGGACGTCCCGACCGGCGCGATCGATGCCGATGACGTGGACGCCGGTCAGGTCGAGCTGCGCGACGACGTGCTCACCGTCTACCTCCACGACCACGGCGATGCCATCGCCGAGCGGTTTACCGACGACACCGGGATCCCGGTCCAGATCGTGGACATGAGCGGCGGCGAGATCCTCGCCCGCATCGAGGCGGAGCGCGCCAACCCGCAGTGGGACGTGGTCTACGTCCAGGGCCACGGCAGCGTGAACCGCCTCTACCAGGAGGGACAGCTCCTCGACGATGGCTGGCAGCCGGACAACGCGGCTCGCTACAACGACCTGGGCCGCCAGATCTACGACCAGGACCCGGATGCGGCGTGGTGGCCGGTCACCGTCAACGCCCCGGCGCTCCTGGTCTACAACCCGAACTGCGCCGACACGGAGCGGGTCGAGGAACTCGGCTGGGATGCCCTGCGCGACCCGGCCTTCGAGGGCAAGGTCGGCATGCCCGACCCGGCCATCTCGGGCCCGGCCTACCCCTACGTGTCCTGGTTCTTCGAGGAGAGCATGGACGACGGCTACGCCTTCTGGGAGGACGTTTTCGACAACGGGGTCCGCATGTACCGCTCCAACAGCCCGGTGGCCGAAGCCCTGGCGGCCGGGGACATCTGCGTCGCCGGCCTTGAGGAGCCGAACACCTACGGCGAGGTGGAGAAGGACGCCGACATCGAGATCGTCTACCCCGCGGAGGGCACCCCCGGGGCCGCCCGCGCCACCGGGATCAGCGCCGACACCACCGTGGCCGATGACGCCCGGGCCTTCATCGAGTGGATGCTCGAGGCGGACACCCAGACCTATCTCACCCAGATCGAGCACCGCAACAAGTACTTCGTGCCGCTGGTCGAAGGCGCCGATCCCAACGAGCTGCTGCCGCCGAACGAGTTTCTCGACCGTGTGACCCCTTACGAGTTCACGGACTACGAGTGGGCCGGCGACGTCGAGAACGAGATCAAGCAGTGGTTCGCCGACCAGTCGGGGTCGTGAGCCGGTGCAGGCAGCTCGACTCTCTCAGGTAGCAACCAGCACCATCGCCCGGCAGGCGGCCCGCAGCGGGGCCGCATTGACCGGGCGGTGGCGCCGCCTTTCCGGCCCGGGGGACCGATCAGTGGCTTGGGCGGTGACGGCCGCCCTGATCGTTTTGGTCGGACTCCCGCTGGCCGCCATGCTGGCCCACCTGGCCTTCCCGCAGCTGTACCTGGGCAGCCTGCAACTCGGCAATTTCGATCTGTTCAGCGACCTGTGGGAACGCAGCCTCTGGCGCAACGCGGTGCGCAACTCGCTGCTGCTCGGCCTTGGGACGATGGTCCTCGGCGCGGCCATTGGCGTCGGACTCGCCTGGATGCGGCACCACTGGCGCTTCCCGGGATCGGGGTTGATCGACTTCTCCGCCTGGTTCGTCCTGGTGATGCCGTCGTTCATCATCGCCCAGGGCTGGGTGCTCTTCGCACGCAGCGGCGGCACCGCCTCGCTGCTCGGCATCCCCTGGGCCGGGGACGTCATCTTCTCGTTGCCGGGGCTGATCCTGGTGATGAGCCTGGCCAACTTCCCGCTGGCCTACCTGGCCTTCAGCGCCGCGCTGCAGTGGGACGTCAGCCGGTACGAGCACGCCGCCCGGCTCTCCGGCGCGCGGCCGTGGACGGTTTTCCGCGCCATCCGGCTACCACTGCTCCTCCCGGCCCTGCTGGCCGCTGGCATCCTCGTCTTCGTGGATACCATCGGTGACTTCGGGCTGCCAGCCGCCTTCATCTCGGTGTTCCGTTTCCCGCTCATTCCCTACGTCATCCGCACCGAGATCCAGACCGTACCCGTGTCTTTTGAGGGGGCCGCCGTGCTGGCCGCGGTCCTGGTCTCGATGGTTGCCGTGGCGATCGCCATCCAGATCCGTGTGCTGCGCGGCGGCGGCCGGGATTTCCTCACCGCGGCGGCAACGCCGCGGCAGCGCCCCAGGCCCCGGTTCTGGCCGCTCCTCTCGGCGATCACCTTCGCGTTCCTCGGCCTGGCGGTCTTCGCCCCGCTGGGAACCAGCCTCTCCGTCTCGTTCATGGAGCGCTACGGGGCCGGCCTGAGCTGGGACAATCTCACCCTGGCCAACTACCAGGCCGTGCTATCCAGCGGCTCGGCCTTGCTGCCGGCGCTCAAGAACAGCTTCGGCATCGCCTTCGCCGCTGCCGCCATCGCCCTGGTCATTGGCTTCCTGGCGGCGTATCTGCTGGCCTACAGCGGGCACCGGCTGCGGCGCTTTATCGATGTGGCCTCGACCGTCACCCTGGCAGTTCCCGGCATTGTTCTGGCCGTAGGCTACATCTTCTGGTGGAACCAGCGCTGGCTGGCCGACATCGGCATCCAGGTCTACGGCAGCGGCTGGGCGATTGCCCTGTGCTCGGCAGCGGCCTCGGTGCCCATCGCCGTGCGGGTTTTGCTCGGCGCCATGTCCCAGACGCCGGGATCGTTCCTGTCGAGCGCCGCACTCCAGGGAGCTGGCCTGTGGACGCGCATCCGCGCCATCCTCCTGCCGCTGACCCTCTCCGGCCTGCTCTCCGCCGGCCTCGCTGTATTCGCCACCAGTGTCTTCGACCTGGCCATCACCACCATGCTACAGCCGCCGGGCTTCCCGACCATCCCGGTGATCATCGACGAGCATTTCCGCACGGTGCAGTACGAATGGGCGACCGCCGCTACGGTCGTGGTCTGCCTGATCACCGCAGCGGTCATCGTCACGGTCCGTTTCAGCGCCCGACGGCTGTTCCGTAGCTACTTCGAAACCACGACGGAGACATCACGATCATGACCACGACGAAACCCGCCAACCGGGCACAGGCCGCCGGCGTGGAGGTGGACGCCGTCAGCCGCCACTTCGACGGGGTCCCGGCGCTGGGACAGGCCTCCCTGAACATCCACCCCGGCGAGGTAATCGCCATCCTCGGCCCTTCCGGTTGCGGGAAGTCCACGCTGCTTCGCCTGATCGCCGGGCTCGACACGCCCAGCGCGGGGGCCATCCGCATCGGCGGCCGGTGCGTATCCCGGCCCGGCGCCGTCGTTCCGCCCGAGCAGCGCCCCGTGAACATGGTCTTCCAGGACTTCGCCCTGTGGCCGCACATGACCGTGGAGCGCATTGTCCGCTTCGGTATGCGTCATCGCGGTGTGCCCAAGGCCGTGTGGGCTTCGCGCACGGCGGAGCTGCTCGGCATGCTCGGCCTGGACGGGATGGCACAGCGCTACCCGCGCCAGCTCTCCGGCGGGCAGCAACAGCGGGTGGCCATCGCACGCGCGCTGGCCACGGACCCGCAGGTGCTTCTGTTCGATGAGCCCCTGTCCAACCTCGATGCCCAGCTGCGGATCCAGATGCGCATCGAGCTCGCCGAGCTGCTGCAGCGGCTCGAGACCACTGCCATTTACGTCACCCACGATATCCACGAGGCGGTCGCCCTAGGGCACCGGCTGGTGGTCATGCGCGGCGGTCAGGTCGAGCAGGTGGGCTCGGCGAAGGAGGTCTTCCAGTCGCCGTCGAACGCCTGGATTGCCGGCCTGGTGGGCTACAACAACCAGCTGCAGGCCGAGATCGTCGGCCACGATGGCGAAGGCCGCCTCAGCGTCCGCAGCGGCGGCACGCACATGACGGTTCGCGGCCATGCCCGGGGCGAGCCCCGCGGCACTGGAGCCACGGTCCGCATCCGTCCGGAAGCCATCCGTCCGCTGCGCGCGGACGAGCCAGCACGCGCCGACGAGCAGCTGGTCACGGCCACCGTGGAGCAGTGCTGTTTCGAGGGTTACCACTGGCGGGTGGTATGCCGCCTCGGCGATGAGCCGCTGACGTTCTTTTCCCGCCATCCGCTGGACGCCGCCGGCCCCGTGCAGCTGGCCATCGATACCGAAGGGACCTGCGCCTACAGCGACGAGCCAACCGCTGCCAACTCCGCCCCGGAAGGCGCCGCAGACTGCCAGCTGCGGACAGCCTGACGCCGGCGGATCACTGTCATCCCCGGCTCACGCAGCCATCACGACCCTGCAACATGGCCCCCGCAGACTCGGGGGCCATGAGCAAAAAGATCTTACCCCCGCCCGCCCCATTGCAACGCGTGAGCATCGTGTCCGAAACCTACGCCCCGGAAGCCAACGGGGTGGCCACGACGCTCTCGCACCTGGTCGCCGGTTTGAGACAGGACACGACCCGGGTTGACCTGATCGTGCCCCACCACCCGGCGCGTCCACGCGGCCAGGAGACCAACCTCTACCCGGTCTGCGGCGTTTCGATACCGGGCTACCGGGAGGTCCGTTGCGGCCTCGTCCGCCCCCGCCTCCTCGAAGAGCTCTGGCGCAGCCAAAGACCGGACGCCGTCTATATCGCCACGGAAGGGCCCCTGGGCTGGTCGGCGCAGCGGGCGGCGGCCCGCCTGCGCCTACCCACCGTCAGCGGCTTCCACACGCGCTTCGATACCTACGCCAGCCACTACGGGCTCGGCCCGCTGAACGGGGCCGTCCAGCGCTACCTGCGCCGATTCCACAATCGAACCGACCGGACACTGGTTCCTGAAACCCGCTTGGCCGAGGCACTGACCGAGCGGGGCTACCGGAACGTCGAGACCCTCGGCCGGGGGGTCGACACCCACCGCTTCCACCCGGACCGGCGCTCGGCCACGTTGCGCGCTGGCTGGGGAGCCGATGACCGTGCCCCGGTTCTGCTCTATGTCGGGCGTCTGGCCGCGGAGAAGAACCTAGGCCTGGCCGTCGAGGCGTTCCGCCATATCCAGCACGTACAGCCGGCGGCAAGACTGGTACTTGTCGGCGACGGCCCGATGCGCGCGGAACTCCAGCGTCAGCACCCGGATCTGATCTTCGCCGGTGTGCGCCGCGGCGCGGACCTCGCCCGCTATTACGCCTCGGCGGATCTGTTCCTCTTCCCCAGCCTGAGCGAGACCTTCGGCAACGTGACGCTCGAGGCACTGGCCAGCGGGGTGCCAGTCATCGCCTTCGACTACGCCGCTGCCCATCGCCACGTCGAGGACGCCGTCAGTGGCCGCCTTGTTGCCCGGGACGACCCCGGCGGCTGGATCGAGGCCGCCGTCGGATCCGCGCTCCTCGCTCCGGAAACCCGCCAGCGCTGGCAAAAGGCCGCCCGCGCCGAGGTTGAATCCCTGAGTTGGCAACACGTCGCTCGGCGTTTCGGCCACATCCTGGCCGAGGCCGTGCGGGGACACGATGGCCTGAACCGAGGAGGGGTCACGCTATGCAGCAAGCCCTGATCCGCTTTCAGCAGTGGGAGCTGCTTCTCTGCCTGGCGCTGCGCCGGGTCCAGCAACGGCAGTTGTCGCGCCGGGTGTTCGTCGCGGCGAGTCGTCTGGGCGACGGTGGGCTCTGGTACGGCCTCATGGCCGGTATCCTCCTGATCGAGGGGATCAACGGAGCGACTGCGGTGCTGCACATGGCCGCAGCGGGCCTGGTCGGCACCCTGCTCTACACGCTCATCAAGCGCGGCACGCGTCGGCTCCGGCCGTATGAGGCAGACCCCTCCCTGACCCCGGGGACACCGGCCCTCGACCGCTACAGCTTCCCCTCCGGGCATACCTTGCATGCGGTCGGATTCACGCTGCTGGCTAGCGCCTACTACCCGGCCCTTGCCGTATGGCTGATCCCGGTCGCCGGGCTCATCGCCGCCTCGCGGGTGGTCCTGGGGCTCCACTACCCGACGGACGTCCTCGCCGGTGCCCTGATCGGCGCCCTGATCGCCCATGGCAGCCTGTGGCTGTTCGTGGTTTAGACTCGGGAGCTACCGCGCCCCCATCCATGGAGGACGCCCATGACCAACACGCGCACCCTGCTCTTCCTCTGCACCGGCAACTCCTGCCGGTCCCAGATGGCCGAAGGTTACGCCCGAACGATGGCGGACGAAAGCTGGCGGGTGCTGTCCGCCGGCATCGAAGCGCACGGCCAAAATCCCCGCGCGATCGCCGTCATGCGCGAGGACGGGGTTGATATAGCCAACCAACATTCGACCGTCTTGACCGAGGATATGCTGAACCAGGCCGATATGCTGGTCACGGTATGCGGACACGCCGACGAGCACTGCCCCGTGGTGCCCGGCCGGGTTGTTAAACACCACTGGCCGCTGCCGGACCCGGCCCGCGCCGAGGGCACCGACGAGGAGATCCTCAATGCCTTCCGTGCCGTTCGGGACGACATCAAGCAGCGTGTCCGCGCGCTCCTCACCGATCCGATCTCCACGACCTAGGAGAATCCACGCGGCAACCGGTCTGGCGGGCACCCGGTCTGTCGGAGTCCCGTAAAGCGCGTTTATATACGGTTGACCGGATATATGGACAAACGTACTCTTGCCGGATAACCGGAGAGATGGGCCGCGTCGATCCGCAGGAGGGCAGGCGATGAAGATCGAACGGATCATGACCCGGGAGCCGACCACGGTCCCCCCGGAAACCCCGGTTCACGAGGTGGCGAATGCGATGCTCGCGCAATGCCTGAACAGCATCGCTGTGGTCGACGCGCAGGGAACCCTGATCGGCATCGTCTCCACCGGCGATCTCACGCACAGGATGGCGGATCTGCGGGTCCCGCAGCGTGAGTCCTGGTGGGTCGAGTCCCTCTACCGCTCCCCCCTGCGCGGCGCCGCTGCCGACGAGCCGGATCGGGTGGAAGGACGCACGGCGCAGCAGGTCATGACCCGCAAGCTAGTGACCGTCACCCCGCAGGATGACACGAGCGTGGCGGCCCGTATGCTCCTCGAGCACCGCATCCATGCAGTGCCAGTCGTCAACCGCGAGGGACGTCTGCTCGGGATGGTCACGCGCTTCGATCTGATGCGCTGCC is a genomic window containing:
- a CDS encoding ATP-grasp domain-containing protein, which translates into the protein MKFGVINPQPYMEPALAELEQEHEVVRLHPEHWSEGEISSTARFCREQGVVAVAGFAQKDAFHHLLINERLGNPVPSRVAFFYCMNKYLMRTLERDAFFYAPVDPLQESDEQIAARIPAHEWPFMLKNTSLSLGRGIFRIANLEELRRVLADYRQDRELQRALARQCAAYLEGVAPQQVPALAPPFVAEHLVDMSRATEYCYEGYVTADGQVVHYGLTEEIYFSNHQALGYLTPPVSISRDMADTIEAWVSAYMQRLAALGYRNQFFNLEFWVMPDGSLHLTEINPRAAHSYHYNYRYSFGSSLYADNLLLAAGQRPARPTPWDQWRAGAPHRFTLIVLITAREPGRVGDILDYDYVDALEAEQGVLIRHVRQRDEVIREAELSAAGVMLQQLWITGDSSMEIIAREREIRSRIYRNPQDAVGYPPFWRI
- a CDS encoding helix-turn-helix domain-containing protein encodes the protein MARKSPTELYHTALRMYRHGWTIEQIADELAIHPQSLRTWLTAPVYPAARRKHPTHGYPAEPRQVKPQRAAL
- a CDS encoding ABC transporter substrate-binding protein, translated to MSRPQTSRHDAARIGLPSPGTRSAVLALIAGGILMTAGCSGDEDVPTGAIDADDVDAGQVELRDDVLTVYLHDHGDAIAERFTDDTGIPVQIVDMSGGEILARIEAERANPQWDVVYVQGHGSVNRLYQEGQLLDDGWQPDNAARYNDLGRQIYDQDPDAAWWPVTVNAPALLVYNPNCADTERVEELGWDALRDPAFEGKVGMPDPAISGPAYPYVSWFFEESMDDGYAFWEDVFDNGVRMYRSNSPVAEALAAGDICVAGLEEPNTYGEVEKDADIEIVYPAEGTPGAARATGISADTTVADDARAFIEWMLEADTQTYLTQIEHRNKYFVPLVEGADPNELLPPNEFLDRVTPYEFTDYEWAGDVENEIKQWFADQSGS
- a CDS encoding ABC transporter permease, which translates into the protein MAWAVTAALIVLVGLPLAAMLAHLAFPQLYLGSLQLGNFDLFSDLWERSLWRNAVRNSLLLGLGTMVLGAAIGVGLAWMRHHWRFPGSGLIDFSAWFVLVMPSFIIAQGWVLFARSGGTASLLGIPWAGDVIFSLPGLILVMSLANFPLAYLAFSAALQWDVSRYEHAARLSGARPWTVFRAIRLPLLLPALLAAGILVFVDTIGDFGLPAAFISVFRFPLIPYVIRTEIQTVPVSFEGAAVLAAVLVSMVAVAIAIQIRVLRGGGRDFLTAAATPRQRPRPRFWPLLSAITFAFLGLAVFAPLGTSLSVSFMERYGAGLSWDNLTLANYQAVLSSGSALLPALKNSFGIAFAAAAIALVIGFLAAYLLAYSGHRLRRFIDVASTVTLAVPGIVLAVGYIFWWNQRWLADIGIQVYGSGWAIALCSAAASVPIAVRVLLGAMSQTPGSFLSSAALQGAGLWTRIRAILLPLTLSGLLSAGLAVFATSVFDLAITTMLQPPGFPTIPVIIDEHFRTVQYEWATAATVVVCLITAAVIVTVRFSARRLFRSYFETTTETSRS
- a CDS encoding ABC transporter ATP-binding protein, producing MTTTKPANRAQAAGVEVDAVSRHFDGVPALGQASLNIHPGEVIAILGPSGCGKSTLLRLIAGLDTPSAGAIRIGGRCVSRPGAVVPPEQRPVNMVFQDFALWPHMTVERIVRFGMRHRGVPKAVWASRTAELLGMLGLDGMAQRYPRQLSGGQQQRVAIARALATDPQVLLFDEPLSNLDAQLRIQMRIELAELLQRLETTAIYVTHDIHEAVALGHRLVVMRGGQVEQVGSAKEVFQSPSNAWIAGLVGYNNQLQAEIVGHDGEGRLSVRSGGTHMTVRGHARGEPRGTGATVRIRPEAIRPLRADEPARADEQLVTATVEQCCFEGYHWRVVCRLGDEPLTFFSRHPLDAAGPVQLAIDTEGTCAYSDEPTAANSAPEGAADCQLRTA
- a CDS encoding glycosyltransferase family 4 protein, producing MSKKILPPPAPLQRVSIVSETYAPEANGVATTLSHLVAGLRQDTTRVDLIVPHHPARPRGQETNLYPVCGVSIPGYREVRCGLVRPRLLEELWRSQRPDAVYIATEGPLGWSAQRAAARLRLPTVSGFHTRFDTYASHYGLGPLNGAVQRYLRRFHNRTDRTLVPETRLAEALTERGYRNVETLGRGVDTHRFHPDRRSATLRAGWGADDRAPVLLYVGRLAAEKNLGLAVEAFRHIQHVQPAARLVLVGDGPMRAELQRQHPDLIFAGVRRGADLARYYASADLFLFPSLSETFGNVTLEALASGVPVIAFDYAAAHRHVEDAVSGRLVARDDPGGWIEAAVGSALLAPETRQRWQKAARAEVESLSWQHVARRFGHILAEAVRGHDGLNRGGVTLCSKP
- a CDS encoding phosphatase PAP2 family protein, which encodes MQQALIRFQQWELLLCLALRRVQQRQLSRRVFVAASRLGDGGLWYGLMAGILLIEGINGATAVLHMAAAGLVGTLLYTLIKRGTRRLRPYEADPSLTPGTPALDRYSFPSGHTLHAVGFTLLASAYYPALAVWLIPVAGLIAASRVVLGLHYPTDVLAGALIGALIAHGSLWLFVV
- the arsC gene encoding arsenate reductase (thioredoxin) codes for the protein MTNTRTLLFLCTGNSCRSQMAEGYARTMADESWRVLSAGIEAHGQNPRAIAVMREDGVDIANQHSTVLTEDMLNQADMLVTVCGHADEHCPVVPGRVVKHHWPLPDPARAEGTDEEILNAFRAVRDDIKQRVRALLTDPISTT
- a CDS encoding CBS domain-containing protein, yielding MKIERIMTREPTTVPPETPVHEVANAMLAQCLNSIAVVDAQGTLIGIVSTGDLTHRMADLRVPQRESWWVESLYRSPLRGAAADEPDRVEGRTAQQVMTRKLVTVTPQDDTSVAARMLLEHRIHAVPVVNREGRLLGMVTRFDLMRCLTQHPECCNPMKGDLPSDDSSP